The sequence CCCTGCAGGGCAAGTGGGATTTCAAAGGCAGGATCCAAAGGAGGACATGCTAGGCAGAGGAACATAGCATGTTTAGAAGTGGCTGGAAAGGTAAGTTAAGACTGTGTTGTGGAGGGCCTTGAGTGACAGGGTATTTGATAGGTGAGGTGAGTGCCCTGAGGGTGCTTCAGAGATACTAATCTGTAGCAtggaatgaagggagggaggctGAAGGAGGACATGCTACACTTAGGACAGGGGTCCCTAGCGgtcctgttaggaaccgggccgcacagcaagAGGTGAGGAGTGGGcacgagtgagcgaagcttcatctaccgctcgctccccattgctcgaaTTACAGCTTGAACcatcccacccccgcccaccctgtccatggaaaaattgtcttccacggaaccggtccctggtgctaaaaaggttggggaccgctgactTAGGGGACTACTGCAGTAGAGGGGAGGAGCCAGGCAAGAAGGCATCTGCAATCTCCTAGAACTGGCCGACCCATGGACATCATCCCTCTGGTCATATCTGTGCCTTCTCATTCAGAATTACCCTTCTCACCAGGCCCAGAATCTCTCCTGGGTTGTCTACAGATCCCACCCTTCTGGTCCTACATGTGCTGCTGGGAAATTCTGATGCTTGCTTGGAGGAAAAGTGAAAGAGGGACAGGGTGGATGTTGGGTATTTGGAAGCCCggttaatttttctcttctcccctccactCAGTGTGGAACCTGGTATTTAACCTAAATCCCTCGTTCTAAATCTGTAATCTAGAAACTTCACTCATCAATGATCTGCCCTTCCTGAGAAGAGTTCTCTACTGTCTTCTGGTGCTTTAGCTTTCTTTTCCTGGCTTAGCTGCCCCTCTTCTTCCAGTGTTGCCTCCTCCAGTAACCAATGTGAGCAACTCAGGCTTGGTTCCTGAAGCCTAATCCAGCAGTGTAGGGGAAGCTGACCTCTACAGCAGCTCTGATCCTCAGTCTCCTGCCTTCCTCCAGACAACCTCTCTTATATCGAGCACATCTTTGAGATCTCCCGCCGTCCTGACCTACTCACTATGGTGGTTGACTACAGAACCCGTGTTCTGAAGATCTCTGAGGAAGATGAGCTGGACACCAAGCTAACCCGTATCCCCAGTGCCAAGAAGTACAAAGGTAAGAGGCCATGCCTTTAATATGTACCTCTGCCCCTCCCATGGATtatctgtggaatacttgaattCTGGGAGAACAGAGGCTTATGATCAGTTAGCCTGCCTACTGCCTCCCGTGACTTCTGTCCCTGGACACATCCCTTTTTTGCCCCCAGACATTATCCGGCAGCCCTCTGAGGAAGAGATCATCAAATTGGCTCCTCCACCGAAGAAAGCCTGAgcaagggggaggaagaggaggaaggttGGACCTTCATCAGACCATTCTCTTCCCCCATCCTccaggggagggggcaagggCATCCCCCCCCATCTACCCACTTACTAACCTGGTCCTAACCCCCCTactgtgcgcgtgtgtgtgcgtgtgcgcacgCTCTGGCTGTCTGTCTATATGTCTAGCTCATCTAGTTCCTCCTCCTTGTGAGGGGATGggggtcaggggctgggggtgggggagctcaGTTTCCCCACTCTAGGGGGAGTTGGGGGCTATTTCTATGCAAATAGAAATGGGCACATTCCTCCtacttccctttcctccactctTCCCCCACCTCTCTAAAGTGTGGGAGCAGAAAAGGGCCTGTATTTTCCTACAATGAGGCGGCGAGGTAGGAGTGAGGCATGGGAGAGGTGGGTGAATCGAATGAAAAGCAGTGAGAGGGAAGATGAAGAGGCTACCCAACCCCCACCTGGAAGGGGCAAAGAAAAGCCAGAGTTTGTGTTTGTACCCCAAAGCTGGACTGGCTCAGGAGTCCAGTTTCCAGTAGTTCCTCAGGTTGGAGGGCCTGGGCACCAGCAGGTCCCTTTTTGCTCCCCTCTCATGGGCCTACGGTGGGTATGAGCCAGGGACCTAAAGAGAGAGGATCACTGGATCCTTCCCTGGCCCCAAAGTTCAAACCCCATGGAGAACCCAGCATTAGATACCCCCCACCCACCTCTGCTCTGGAGAGACTGTGCTGGGAACACACCCCATCACTGAGCCTGAGTGGGGATGAAGGCAGAGAGGAGTTCCCTGTTCCACTCCTTTATTCCTACTCAGACTGTTGCACAGGAGTCCCCTGAACCTAGGGAGGTTGGGGAATCGAGAACCTTAGGTTTTAACTCCAATCCTGCTCCCACTTACAGAGTCCCTACGTGGTTATTGCAGGCAACCTTCCCTCTCTCCATGATCTAGAACCCCCTCTCCCCCAAgccagaaagaagggaagaagctAACTACAGTGTTTTCCGTTGCACTGATCCCCAATTCAGTCCAGGAGGGGACTCGGTAACCCCTCTCCCTCAATATCCTGGCACCTTGGGCTTATGAACCCCTCCTAGCCAAATCACTAGAGTACAGTgaccccagcctcctgcctgtCCCAAGATAGCCATCCCCACCCTGACCGTGCTAactgtgtgtacatatatattctacatatatgtatattaaaccCGCACTGCCATGTCTGCCCTTTTTTGTGGTGTCTGGCATTAACTTATTGTCTAGGCCAGGACGGGGGTGGAAGGGGAATGCCACAGTGAAGGGAGTGGCAGAGTCAAATTGCTACAtagtcaaaacaaaaaaaacttttttaaactttcaattCACATGCAATCTCAAGAGGCTATTCAGAGAAAGTTTAAGCTAGGAGCTTCTAGGATGTGGGAGCAAAACTTTAGTGGAGGGGAGAGCTGGCTACTGGAAGAGGGAAGAAGCCAGACTGGTTGGAGAGCACCCTCTAATcctagcccagcccagcccaaccTGCCTGTCCCCTCTGGCCACTGCTGCGGACACCTGCCTTAACACATACACCTCGAGtactccacagttttgccttaaAGGACCTTCCCAAgtttccccagtcctgtctgGCT comes from Delphinus delphis chromosome 1, mDelDel1.2, whole genome shotgun sequence and encodes:
- the PEA15 gene encoding astrocytic phosphoprotein PEA-15, producing MAEYGTLLQDLTNNITLEDLEQLKSACKEDIPSEKSEEITTGSAWFSFLESHNKLDKDNLSYIEHIFEISRRPDLLTMVVDYRTRVLKISEEDELDTKLTRIPSAKKYKDIIRQPSEEEIIKLAPPPKKA